Proteins found in one Exiguobacterium sp. 9-2 genomic segment:
- the ruvB gene encoding Holliday junction branch migration DNA helicase RuvB: protein MEERILSESAHAEDQEEWSLRPQTLEQYIGQEKAKGNLSVFIEAAKIRQETLDHVLLYGPPGLGKTTLATIIANEMGVGIKTTAGPAIERPGDLAAILSSLEPGDVLFIDEIHRLSRSIEEILYPAMEDYCLDIVIGQGELARSVRIDLPPFTLVGATTRAGMLSAPLRDRFGVTLKLEYYTMSELSAIVTRTSRLFGFEADRLAAEAIALRSRGTPRVANRLLRRVRDFAQVAHQTEIDASLATSALDRLHVDALGLDDVDHRLLRSLAERFAGGPVGLETIAATIGEDAQTIEDVYEPYLLQQGFLQRTPRGRVLTPFARQHLGLKEGN from the coding sequence ATGGAAGAGCGCATTTTGTCAGAATCCGCCCATGCGGAAGATCAAGAAGAGTGGAGTCTGCGTCCTCAGACGCTCGAGCAATATATCGGGCAGGAGAAAGCAAAAGGAAACTTAAGTGTCTTCATCGAGGCAGCAAAAATTCGTCAGGAAACACTCGATCACGTTCTTCTCTACGGTCCTCCAGGTCTTGGTAAGACGACGCTTGCGACAATCATCGCAAACGAGATGGGGGTCGGCATCAAGACGACAGCCGGTCCTGCGATCGAACGACCAGGTGATCTGGCGGCAATTCTCTCATCTCTTGAGCCGGGAGACGTCCTGTTCATCGATGAGATTCATCGGTTGAGTCGATCGATCGAAGAGATTCTATATCCGGCAATGGAAGACTATTGTCTCGATATCGTCATCGGTCAAGGGGAACTCGCGCGTAGCGTTCGGATCGACTTGCCACCATTTACACTCGTCGGTGCGACGACGCGTGCCGGGATGCTGTCGGCACCGCTACGTGATCGTTTTGGCGTGACGCTGAAGCTTGAATATTATACGATGTCAGAGTTGTCTGCCATCGTGACCCGGACGTCACGGTTGTTTGGATTCGAAGCGGATCGTCTCGCAGCAGAAGCGATCGCCCTTCGTTCACGCGGAACACCACGTGTCGCGAACCGGTTGTTACGGCGTGTCCGTGACTTCGCTCAAGTTGCTCATCAAACCGAGATCGATGCCTCGCTTGCGACAAGTGCACTTGATCGCTTGCATGTCGATGCGCTCGGACTCGACGATGTCGACCATCGTTTACTACGATCGCTTGCAGAACGGTTTGCCGGTGGTCCGGTCGGTCTTGAGACGATTGCAGCGACAATCGGAGAAGATGCGCAGACGATTGAAGATGTGTATGAACCATATCTGTTGCAACAAGGCTTTTTACAACGTACCCCGCGCGGACGTGTCTTAACACCGTTCGCCCGCCAACATTTAGGACTGAAAGAAGGAAATTGA